Proteins from a genomic interval of Rhodococcoides fascians A25f:
- a CDS encoding quinone-dependent dihydroorotate dehydrogenase → MYRALLRLMFLVPPERIHHLAFGVLRAVAVVPPLRFLAEKTFVADDPRLRSTVFGVDFPAPLGLAAGFDKNADGIDNWEPIGFGFAEIGTVTAQGQPGNPTPRLFRLPLDRAIVNRMGFNNHGAEHAAQRLRSRRTRIPIGANIGKTKIVEPADAAADYTASARLLGPLADFVVVNVSSPNTPGLRDLQAVESLRPILAAVQSVVSVPVLVKIAPDLSDEDIDAVADLAVELGLDGIVATNTTISRANLRSDVELVAEMGAGGLSGAPLAERSLEVLRRLYRRVGSQLTLISVGGIETEAQAWERITAGASLVQGYTGFIYGGPLWIKGIHRGLSARLEQNGFATIADAVGSANRP, encoded by the coding sequence CTGTACCGCGCCCTGTTGCGCCTGATGTTCCTCGTGCCACCGGAGCGGATACACCATCTTGCTTTCGGTGTGCTCCGTGCGGTGGCAGTCGTTCCGCCGCTTCGCTTCCTGGCCGAGAAGACGTTCGTGGCCGACGACCCGCGCCTGCGCTCGACGGTGTTCGGCGTCGACTTCCCAGCTCCGCTGGGCCTCGCGGCCGGCTTCGACAAGAACGCCGACGGCATCGACAACTGGGAACCCATCGGGTTCGGGTTCGCCGAGATCGGCACCGTGACGGCGCAGGGACAACCGGGTAATCCGACGCCTCGATTGTTTCGGTTGCCCCTCGACCGCGCCATCGTCAACCGCATGGGATTCAACAACCACGGCGCAGAACATGCCGCCCAGCGATTGCGCTCGAGGCGCACCCGGATCCCGATCGGTGCCAACATCGGCAAGACGAAGATCGTAGAACCCGCCGATGCTGCTGCGGACTACACCGCCAGCGCTCGTTTGCTGGGGCCGCTGGCGGATTTTGTCGTGGTCAACGTGAGCTCACCGAACACCCCGGGGCTCCGCGACCTGCAGGCCGTCGAATCACTGCGCCCGATCCTGGCGGCGGTGCAGTCGGTGGTGTCCGTGCCGGTGCTGGTCAAGATTGCCCCTGACCTCTCCGACGAGGATATCGATGCCGTGGCCGACCTGGCCGTCGAACTCGGTCTCGACGGCATCGTGGCCACCAATACGACGATCTCGCGCGCGAACCTGCGCAGCGATGTGGAACTGGTTGCCGAAATGGGAGCTGGAGGCCTGTCCGGCGCACCGCTGGCAGAGCGGTCACTCGAGGTGCTGCGTCGTCTCTACCGCCGAGTGGGTAGCCAGCTGACGTTGATCTCGGTCGGGGGAATCGAGACCGAGGCGCAGGCCTGGGAGCGCATCACCGCAGGCGCTTCCTTGGTGCAGGGCTATACGGGCTTCATCTACGGCGGCCCGCTGTGGATCAAGGGCATTCATCGGGGACTGTCGGCGCGCCTGGAACAGAACGGGTTCGCCACGATCGCCGACGCCGTGGGTTCGGCGAACAGGCCCTGA
- a CDS encoding YbhB/YbcL family Raf kinase inhibitor-like protein: MAYNPYDSLPDLPSFELTSEDVEDGQALAAQQVSGIMGAGGHDNSPQLSWSGFPEGTKSFAVTVYDPDAPTASGFWHWAVANIPVETTSLVSGAGDDGGTGVPSTAVTLKNDAGLFRYIGAAPPAGHGPHRYFIAVHAVDVERLEVDETATPAYLGFNLFSHAIGRAVITGTYEA; this comes from the coding sequence GTGGCGTACAACCCATACGACTCGCTTCCGGACCTCCCGTCCTTCGAGTTGACGTCCGAGGACGTCGAGGACGGCCAGGCGTTGGCCGCTCAGCAGGTCAGCGGAATCATGGGAGCCGGTGGGCACGACAACTCTCCGCAGCTGTCCTGGTCCGGCTTTCCCGAGGGAACCAAGAGCTTCGCTGTCACCGTCTACGATCCCGACGCTCCTACTGCGTCCGGATTCTGGCACTGGGCAGTGGCGAACATCCCCGTCGAGACGACGTCACTGGTGTCGGGCGCAGGCGACGACGGCGGCACCGGAGTGCCCAGCACCGCGGTGACGCTGAAGAACGACGCGGGCCTGTTCCGCTACATCGGTGCGGCTCCGCCGGCCGGTCATGGTCCGCACCGGTACTTCATCGCCGTCCATGCGGTGGACGTCGAGCGACTCGAAGTGGACGAGACGGCCACCCCGGCCTACCTCGGCTTCAATCTGTTCTCGCACGCCATCGGGCGTGCGGTCATCACCGGCACGTACGAGGCCTGA
- a CDS encoding M20/M25/M40 family metallo-hydrolase produces the protein MPNEVSNPGHRTTDNPTVALDEVVDLVSSLIRFDTSNTGELETTVGEKECAEWVANKLEEVGYETEYVESGAPGRGNVFAWLRGADSSRGALLVHGHLDVVPAEPADWSVHPFSGAVEDGYVWGRGAVDMKDMVGMALALARQFKSNGTVPPRDILFAFLADEEAGGKYGSHWLVDNRPDLFEGVTEAVGEVGGFSLTVARPDGTEKRLYMVETAEKSLAWMRLTAKARAGHGSFLHDDNAVTYLAEAVAKLGNHTFPLVLTESVSQFLHAVSEESGLDFDPTSPDIDGTLLKLGSIARIVGATLRDTANPTMLSAGYKANVIPQTATAVVDCRVLPGRQAAFEKEVDELIGPNVEREWITKLEPYETTFDGDLVDAMNEAVLAHDPNGRTVPYMLSGGTDAKAFARIGIRCFGFAPLKLPPELDFAALFHGIDERVPVESLEFGTQVLEHFLMHS, from the coding sequence GTGCCCAACGAAGTGAGCAACCCCGGACATCGCACCACCGACAACCCCACCGTCGCCCTCGACGAAGTCGTGGATCTGGTCAGTTCCCTCATTCGATTCGATACGTCGAACACCGGAGAACTCGAGACCACGGTCGGCGAGAAGGAATGCGCCGAGTGGGTGGCGAACAAGCTCGAGGAGGTGGGGTACGAGACCGAGTACGTCGAATCCGGTGCTCCCGGCCGTGGCAACGTGTTCGCCTGGTTGCGCGGAGCGGACTCCTCGCGCGGTGCCCTACTGGTCCACGGCCACCTGGACGTCGTGCCGGCCGAGCCGGCCGATTGGAGCGTGCACCCGTTCTCCGGCGCCGTCGAGGACGGGTACGTGTGGGGTCGTGGTGCGGTCGACATGAAGGACATGGTCGGTATGGCCCTTGCGCTGGCCCGGCAATTCAAATCGAACGGAACCGTGCCGCCGCGCGACATCCTCTTCGCGTTCCTCGCCGACGAGGAGGCGGGTGGCAAGTACGGATCGCATTGGCTGGTCGACAATCGACCCGACCTGTTCGAGGGCGTCACCGAGGCAGTCGGCGAAGTCGGTGGATTCTCACTGACCGTCGCTCGGCCGGACGGCACCGAGAAGCGGCTCTACATGGTCGAGACGGCGGAGAAGAGCCTGGCGTGGATGCGGCTCACCGCCAAGGCCCGCGCCGGCCACGGATCGTTCCTGCACGACGACAACGCCGTGACGTATCTGGCCGAGGCCGTCGCCAAACTCGGCAATCACACGTTTCCGTTGGTCCTCACCGAATCGGTGTCGCAGTTCCTGCACGCGGTCTCCGAGGAGTCCGGCCTCGACTTCGACCCCACCTCGCCGGATATCGACGGCACCCTGCTCAAACTCGGCAGCATCGCGCGCATCGTCGGAGCAACCCTGCGTGACACCGCGAATCCCACGATGCTCTCGGCCGGATACAAGGCCAACGTGATTCCGCAGACCGCGACGGCGGTAGTGGATTGCCGGGTGCTGCCCGGGCGGCAGGCGGCCTTCGAGAAGGAGGTCGACGAGTTGATCGGCCCCAATGTCGAACGGGAATGGATCACCAAGCTCGAACCCTACGAGACCACGTTCGACGGTGACCTCGTCGATGCGATGAACGAGGCCGTCCTCGCGCACGATCCGAACGGCCGAACTGTTCCGTACATGCTGTCCGGGGGTACCGATGCAAAGGCGTTCGCGCGCATCGGGATTCGTTGCTTCGGCTTCGCTCCGTTGAAGCTGCCGCCGGAGCTCGATTTCGCGGCGTTGTTTCACGGCATCGACGAACGAGTACCCGTGGAGTCGTTGGAGTTCGGTACACAGGTACTGGAACACTTCTTGATGCACAGCTGA
- a CDS encoding SDR family NAD(P)-dependent oxidoreductase yields MDSIDPTDLETCLRVLQQAAELDKNHPDSIAVQRASGAMFKDLKRARRVAARNAVNAADRAVVAATATGSPDRIDDETAGLSLTSRAEGDIAGTLIKARPCYICKQRYTDVDSFYHQLCPECAALNRGKRNARTNLSGRRALLTGGRAKIGMYIALRLLRDGAHTTITTRFPNDAVRRFAAMDDSDQWLHRLRVVGIDLRDPAQVVALADSVAAEGPLDILINNAAQTVKRSPGSYSALADAEAEPLPAALADGAGPERITFGKTSDAHPASLASSLPATALGGQPAAVLSADDVASLAMVAGSVTAERIESGLAIDAGGLVPDLAETNSWIHTVEQVDPVELLEVQLCNSVAPFILVSRLRPAMEASDARRKYVVNVSAMEGQFGRAYKGPGHPHTNMAKAALNMLTRTSAKEMLESGILMTAVDTGWITDERPHPTKMRLADEGFHAPLDLVDGAARVYDPIVQGELGHDLYGSFLKDYQPSPW; encoded by the coding sequence ATGGACTCGATCGACCCCACCGATCTGGAGACGTGCCTACGGGTGCTGCAGCAGGCCGCCGAATTGGACAAGAATCATCCTGATTCCATTGCCGTTCAACGTGCCTCCGGCGCCATGTTCAAAGATCTCAAGCGTGCCCGACGCGTCGCCGCGCGTAATGCCGTCAATGCCGCCGACCGTGCCGTCGTCGCTGCAACCGCAACCGGATCGCCGGACCGCATCGACGACGAGACTGCGGGTCTTTCGCTCACCTCGCGCGCCGAGGGCGACATCGCGGGCACGCTGATCAAGGCTCGCCCCTGCTACATCTGCAAGCAGCGCTACACCGATGTCGACTCGTTCTACCACCAGCTGTGCCCGGAGTGCGCGGCGCTCAATCGCGGTAAGCGCAACGCGCGGACGAACCTGTCCGGACGACGCGCGTTGTTGACCGGAGGTCGGGCGAAGATCGGGATGTACATCGCGCTTCGACTGCTTCGGGACGGTGCACACACGACCATCACCACCCGCTTCCCCAACGATGCGGTTCGGCGATTCGCCGCGATGGACGACAGCGACCAGTGGCTGCATCGTCTTCGCGTCGTCGGGATCGATTTGCGTGATCCGGCTCAGGTTGTGGCCCTTGCCGATTCGGTTGCGGCGGAGGGACCGCTGGACATTCTGATCAACAATGCCGCACAGACCGTCAAGCGCTCCCCCGGTTCGTACAGCGCACTGGCCGACGCCGAGGCCGAGCCTCTGCCGGCCGCCTTGGCCGACGGGGCGGGCCCGGAGCGCATCACGTTCGGCAAGACCAGTGATGCCCACCCTGCGTCGCTCGCGAGTTCGCTGCCGGCAACGGCGCTCGGCGGGCAGCCGGCCGCAGTACTGAGTGCGGACGACGTGGCCTCGCTCGCCATGGTCGCGGGCTCGGTGACGGCCGAGCGAATCGAGAGTGGGCTCGCTATCGATGCAGGCGGTCTGGTGCCCGACCTGGCCGAAACGAACAGCTGGATCCACACCGTCGAGCAGGTCGACCCGGTCGAGTTGCTCGAAGTGCAGCTGTGCAATTCCGTTGCCCCGTTCATTCTCGTGTCGCGTCTGCGTCCGGCAATGGAAGCCTCGGATGCGCGACGCAAGTACGTCGTCAACGTCTCGGCGATGGAGGGCCAGTTCGGACGCGCATACAAGGGCCCCGGACACCCGCACACCAACATGGCCAAGGCCGCGCTGAACATGCTGACGCGGACCAGCGCGAAGGAGATGCTCGAGAGCGGAATTCTGATGACCGCCGTCGACACCGGCTGGATCACCGACGAGCGCCCGCACCCCACCAAGATGCGGCTGGCCGACGAAGGATTCCACGCTCCGCTCGACCTGGTGGACGGTGCGGCTCGGGTGTACGACCCGATCGTGCAGGGAGAGCTCGGACACGATCTGTACGGCTCCTTCCTCAAGGACTACCAACCGTCTCCGTGGTGA
- a CDS encoding glutamate-cysteine ligase family protein — protein sequence MGEDVERRKFTRQDRHEFRQKVQDCLDALAIMLADETFHVGEPQIGMEIELNLVDDDMAPSMANAAVLDAIADPDYQTELGQFNIEINVDPRPLRGASIAELEEDLRRSLNAADERARTSGSRLAMIGMLPTLDEEHFQHRWLSANPRYDLLNQQIFAARGEDIELKIGGVRLPGAAATEDLDIVTDTILPEAACTSVQLHLQVAPDEFASYWNAAQALSGVQVALAANSPFFAGRALWHETRIPLFEQATDTRPQELKNQGVRPRVWFGERWITSIFDLFEENSRYFPALLPVCSDEDPKAALAEGKTPSLAELRMHNGTVYRWNRPIYDRSGDGHHIRLENRVLPAGPSVVDTLADAAFYYGTVRALADADRPLWSQMSFDAAEENVHSAARGGFDSMLYWPEVGWVSPQELVLRRLLPMADAGLAAYGVDTAVRDRYLGVIEARCLAKQSGSVWQRNSVVARERAGDKRDRALAGMLGDYVTQMNSGEPVHTWTN from the coding sequence ATGGGCGAGGACGTCGAGCGTCGCAAGTTCACCAGGCAGGATCGACACGAGTTTCGTCAGAAAGTTCAGGACTGTCTCGACGCCTTGGCGATCATGCTGGCCGACGAGACCTTCCACGTCGGTGAGCCGCAGATCGGTATGGAGATCGAGCTCAATCTCGTCGACGACGACATGGCACCTTCGATGGCCAACGCCGCCGTGCTCGACGCCATCGCCGACCCCGACTACCAAACCGAACTCGGCCAGTTCAACATCGAGATCAACGTCGATCCTCGGCCGTTGCGTGGTGCCTCCATCGCAGAACTGGAAGAGGACCTGCGGCGCTCGCTGAACGCAGCGGACGAACGCGCCCGCACCTCGGGTAGCCGTCTCGCCATGATCGGCATGCTCCCGACCTTGGACGAAGAACACTTTCAGCACCGCTGGCTGTCGGCCAATCCTCGCTACGACCTGCTCAACCAACAGATATTCGCCGCAAGAGGCGAGGACATCGAACTGAAGATCGGTGGTGTTCGACTGCCCGGTGCCGCCGCTACCGAGGACCTGGACATCGTCACCGACACCATCCTTCCCGAGGCGGCGTGCACCTCCGTTCAGTTGCATCTGCAGGTCGCGCCCGACGAGTTCGCGTCGTATTGGAATGCGGCGCAAGCACTCTCGGGAGTTCAGGTGGCCCTTGCCGCCAACTCGCCGTTCTTCGCCGGCCGCGCGCTGTGGCACGAAACTCGCATCCCGCTGTTCGAGCAGGCCACCGATACCCGCCCCCAGGAGCTGAAGAATCAGGGTGTTCGGCCACGGGTGTGGTTCGGCGAACGATGGATCACGTCGATCTTCGATCTGTTCGAGGAGAATTCGCGCTACTTCCCGGCGTTGCTGCCCGTCTGCAGCGACGAGGACCCCAAGGCTGCGCTGGCCGAGGGAAAGACGCCGTCGCTGGCCGAGCTGCGCATGCACAACGGAACCGTCTACCGGTGGAACCGACCGATCTACGACCGGTCCGGCGACGGTCACCACATCCGGCTCGAGAACCGCGTCCTCCCGGCCGGACCTTCGGTGGTGGACACCCTTGCCGACGCCGCGTTCTACTACGGCACGGTGCGAGCACTGGCGGATGCCGATCGACCGTTGTGGTCGCAGATGTCGTTCGACGCTGCGGAGGAGAACGTGCACTCCGCCGCACGCGGCGGCTTCGATTCGATGCTGTACTGGCCCGAGGTCGGCTGGGTCAGTCCACAGGAACTGGTGTTGCGTCGACTGCTGCCGATGGCCGATGCCGGATTGGCCGCCTACGGCGTGGACACGGCCGTGCGCGACCGGTACCTCGGCGTGATCGAAGCGCGGTGCCTGGCGAAGCAGTCCGGGTCGGTCTGGCAGCGAAATTCGGTCGTCGCCCGCGAACGTGCAGGCGACAAGCGGGATCGAGCCCTCGCCGGAATGCTGGGCGACTACGTCACGCAGATGAACTCCGGAGAGCCCGTACACACCTGGACCAACTGA
- a CDS encoding saccharopine dehydrogenase family protein, with amino-acid sequence MNSPASDSTIGPDRTYDIVVYGATGFVGKLTAKYLAEHAPAGTRIALAGRSTARVHAAQKELGPKAAHWSALEADATDVASLNTMARSTKVVITTVGPYAKYGLALATACAEAGTDYVDLTGEVLFARESIDANHEIAQRTGARIVHSCGFDSVPSDIGVHALYEAVTADNAGELTDTTLVVTSMSGGVSGGTIDSLRGQIEAMKKDKRARRIAARPYSLSPDRGLEPQLGRQLDTVLIDGKKIDPSLRGWKAPFVMASYNTRVVRRSNALRDWAYGKQFRYSEVMSVGSSFASPVLAGALSAGLFVGVSAMTVLPGKVLDRILPKPGTGPSEKAREKGHFTVDLYTLTTSGARYRARVKASGDPGYKATAVMLGESALALVLGGDALPKASGVLTPATAIGDVLIDRLNAAGMEIWAKRN; translated from the coding sequence ATGAACTCGCCTGCTTCGGACTCGACCATCGGCCCCGATCGCACCTACGACATCGTCGTCTACGGAGCCACCGGCTTCGTCGGGAAACTGACGGCGAAGTACCTTGCCGAGCACGCTCCGGCCGGCACACGCATCGCTCTGGCCGGTCGTTCGACCGCACGGGTACACGCTGCGCAGAAGGAACTCGGACCGAAGGCCGCACACTGGTCCGCACTCGAGGCCGACGCCACCGACGTCGCGTCGCTGAACACCATGGCCAGGTCCACCAAGGTCGTCATCACCACGGTCGGCCCCTACGCGAAGTACGGTTTGGCGCTGGCCACGGCCTGCGCCGAAGCCGGCACGGACTACGTCGACCTCACCGGCGAGGTCCTGTTCGCCCGCGAGAGCATCGACGCCAATCACGAGATCGCTCAGCGCACCGGAGCACGCATCGTCCACTCGTGTGGATTCGATTCCGTCCCGTCCGACATCGGTGTGCATGCCCTGTACGAGGCCGTCACGGCCGACAACGCAGGCGAACTCACCGACACGACGCTGGTGGTCACCTCGATGTCCGGTGGAGTCAGCGGCGGCACCATCGACTCGCTGCGAGGACAGATCGAGGCGATGAAGAAGGACAAGCGGGCCCGACGGATCGCCGCTCGACCGTACTCACTCAGCCCGGACCGAGGCCTGGAGCCGCAGCTCGGCCGTCAACTCGACACCGTCCTGATCGACGGTAAGAAGATCGACCCGAGCCTGCGCGGATGGAAAGCACCGTTCGTGATGGCCTCCTACAACACACGCGTCGTCCGGCGCAGCAACGCTCTTCGTGATTGGGCCTACGGCAAGCAGTTCCGTTACAGCGAAGTGATGAGCGTCGGGTCGTCGTTCGCCAGTCCGGTACTCGCCGGGGCGCTCTCGGCAGGGCTGTTCGTCGGAGTGTCCGCCATGACGGTATTGCCGGGTAAGGTCCTCGACCGCATCTTGCCCAAGCCAGGAACCGGTCCAAGCGAGAAAGCCCGCGAGAAGGGGCATTTCACCGTCGACCTGTACACCCTCACCACCTCGGGTGCTCGCTACCGGGCCCGGGTCAAGGCGTCGGGCGACCCCGGCTACAAGGCAACCGCGGTGATGCTCGGGGAATCGGCGCTGGCGCTGGTGCTCGGTGGCGATGCATTGCCGAAGGCCAGTGGAGTTCTGACTCCGGCCACCGCGATCGGCGACGTGCTCATCGACCGTCTCAACGCGGCCGGAATGGAGATCTGGGCCAAGCGGAACTGA